Within the Candidatus Izemoplasma sp. genome, the region TCTTACACCCTTTTCAACCGCATAGTTATGTAATTTGCGCATATTTTTATAGTGAATGTCATCATGACTTATAATAGTAGACATCATGATTACACGTGAATCTGTTTCTATAGCCGCATCGACGAATTTCTCAATGGGAACACTGGTTCCGAGATACGTATAATTAATACCATATTTCTCTATTCCACCGTGTTTAATATCTAATACCTCACGGATTCCCACACTGTGTTCGTCATTTCCTGCCGTTCCTGCGACAACACTAATATTATGCTCTTTCATATATGCAAAGACCTCATCTTCAGAGTGAGTCTTCATTTCCTCTGGCAATACAAGGTCATCTATTTTTATATCTACATTAAATTTCCCTTTAATTTGAACACGTGTTCCTTCAGATGGATGTAACGCCTCTAAATGAATAACTTCGACATCGCTCAAATTCATTTCTTGACCTGTTTTAATAGCCGCAGCCTCAGCAATACGTTTTTCAATAGGGAAGAATAAATCAACTACTACTGTACCATCGCCAAGCCACTCTACTTCTGGCTTTACGATATCCCCTTTACGATATTTCTCAGTCTCATCTAGACGAAGATACACATTGTCTGTCTCATCTAGCTCATCAATATATTGAATTTTATCGCGTACTTCAAAGGTACAACCATTAATTAATTCGGACGGATTATCTTTGCACGCTACATCATATTGTTCAACATTATTGTATCCATAATGGGCAGTAACTGGGGCCATATAATCATTGTCACGTAAGACGACTGTGCCATTACCTACACCACCATTGATATCCCGCTTAATTCCATCATCATGGCGTTCTGGGTATTCACCACTATCGACAAACATCCCTGCTTCAACAGCTTTAAAATACCCACCTAATTCAAGAATTTCTTCCATCATTAAAATCGCACGTTCTTGGATCTCACGTTTTTTATCATGTAAGTATCCTGTATCCTTTATTGCGACCATACTCAATAAATCATCCATACCTATCATGGCTTGTTTAGCGGTATCTAAGGCTTCAATATTGTAAATATGCCAAGGTACATTACGTCCTTCATCAGGTGTAATTGTACTTTGTATGTCGGCACTTGTTAACCGTGATATAAGAAGATTTAAAACATGTGTTACTGTGGCTTCTCTTGTTGATGATTCCATATATTTTGTATTCATTTGGGCACGCATTTTATACTCACTAAAGAATTCTCGCAAGGCAACTGCATAAGGTAAATTTAGCTTCAGGTCAGGGGTTGGTGGCGCAGCTGGTGGTACGGTTGATAAACAAATATCCTCAGACTTGATACCACACTTTTCACTAAATACTGAGTTGATTCCATGCTGCACTAGTAACTCTGGCATCACTTTCCATGCATCTCTAGCTGTCGCATTAGCATTGTGTGCACCATCAATCTGGGCAATCTCACCATAGGCCATAACACGTTTACTCTCAGCCGCATCAACAAAACTTCTCATCATATTAATATTACGATAAAGAACGTTATATTGAGGGTCTTGATGAGCCCCATTAACGCCTTCTTCTGTGAATAAAACGGCTATTTCCGGACCAGCAACACCACTCACATAAGAATGATAGTTAATGGGTCTTCCCACTTCTTCTTCAATTAAATCTAAGGCTTTCCTTTGCGCACGCAATTGTTTACGTGTCACAGGAATTCCCCCGATTCCTTGAGGTGTCCCTTCTAACAACCCATCAAAATGTGACTGTCCGGCAGTACGTATTACCATAACATGATCAGCACCGTGATAAGCTGCCATTCTCATCCGACGAATGTCATCTTCAAATCGGCCACTAGCAATCTCTGTAGTGATGACACTATCAGGTTGTGGATCAATATTGCCAACACTATGCGCTCCCATTAATGGGACATAGTTTTTTAATGATGGTGATGCTTGTTTATATATAAATGGTCCAATTTGTTGAGGTCCAACATCACGCCAAACCCAACCTTTACGTTTCGGCTTATAGGTATCTAAATCATTTAAAATATGTCTAATATCGAGTTTTTCATTTGGTTTAAGCATGATTAAACACCTCTATCAAATAGTCTAGGTGTGTACCATCTTGGATTTTAATACCTGCCTCGCGTAAGGGTATATTAAATTCTTTATGTATTTTAAAAACACAGTGTCCAGCACCTTTTCTTAACAAATTATGTTCGTTTAAGACATCTACTATTGCTTTAGCTTCAGGTGATGAGAATCCCATTCTTAGAAGGATACTCCGTTCAATAGATTTAGATGTATTGTGATATGCTAAGTCAAGTAAAGGATCTGTAATTTTCTCAGCGAGTTCAAAGAAATAGGCTTTAAGTTTCTCATCACTCATATCTGTTAAGTGTTTTCTACGACGTTGAAAATCATCA harbors:
- the oraE gene encoding D-ornithine 4,5-aminomutase subunit OraE, with the translated sequence MLKPNEKLDIRHILNDLDTYKPKRKGWVWRDVGPQQIGPFIYKQASPSLKNYVPLMGAHSVGNIDPQPDSVITTEIASGRFEDDIRRMRMAAYHGADHVMVIRTAGQSHFDGLLEGTPQGIGGIPVTRKQLRAQRKALDLIEEEVGRPINYHSYVSGVAGPEIAVLFTEEGVNGAHQDPQYNVLYRNINMMRSFVDAAESKRVMAYGEIAQIDGAHNANATARDAWKVMPELLVQHGINSVFSEKCGIKSEDICLSTVPPAAPPTPDLKLNLPYAVALREFFSEYKMRAQMNTKYMESSTREATVTHVLNLLISRLTSADIQSTITPDEGRNVPWHIYNIEALDTAKQAMIGMDDLLSMVAIKDTGYLHDKKREIQERAILMMEEILELGGYFKAVEAGMFVDSGEYPERHDDGIKRDINGGVGNGTVVLRDNDYMAPVTAHYGYNNVEQYDVACKDNPSELINGCTFEVRDKIQYIDELDETDNVYLRLDETEKYRKGDIVKPEVEWLGDGTVVVDLFFPIEKRIAEAAAIKTGQEMNLSDVEVIHLEALHPSEGTRVQIKGKFNVDIKIDDLVLPEEMKTHSEDEVFAYMKEHNISVVAGTAGNDEHSVGIREVLDIKHGGIEKYGINYTYLGTSVPIEKFVDAAIETDSRVIMMSTIISHDDIHYKNMRKLHNYAVEKGVRDQLILLAGGTQVTPEIARENKMDQGFGRGTKGIHIASYILDKHKEMMSDDR
- a CDS encoding ornithine aminomutase subunit alpha, which produces MKERNDDFQRRRKHLTDMSDEKLKAYFFELAEKITDPLLDLAYHNTSKSIERSILLRMGFSSPEAKAIVDVLNEHNLLRKGAGHCVFKIHKEFNIPLREAGIKIQDGTHLDYLIEVFNHA